From Nitrososphaerales archaeon, one genomic window encodes:
- a CDS encoding DUF1116 domain-containing protein produces the protein MTLSKEVVEQANAEAVNRMMDSDPVWVDIAPAREKIRGMKKTMLHAGPPVAWKEASGPLRGAIIGAAIYEGWAEDEKAATKLAVEGEIELDCDHHRDAVGPMAGVISPSMPVFELVDRKYGTKTYSNMNEGIGKVLRYGAFSKDVLDRLRWMSEIVAPVFKATVKELVKDGGGLAIKPMIAQALTMGDDCHNRYIATTSLFAKQIAQYIVRTGFDSKTLSEVSKFIDANNFTMLNMGMAAAKAMTLAGHNVKYSTIVTVMSRNGTDAGIWVSSLGNRWFTAKAPIPKGLWFPGFSDADANPDIGDSAITETAGFGGFAMAAAPAIVSWVGGSVQAALDVTNRMYEITQAEHRHFQIPFLNFRGTPVGIDLRKVLKTGIAPTINTGIAHKKAGVGQIGAGTITFPMQAFKDAFAAYVDKYGV, from the coding sequence TTGACTCTGTCGAAGGAAGTGGTCGAACAGGCGAACGCTGAAGCTGTCAATAGGATGATGGACTCTGATCCTGTCTGGGTCGACATCGCCCCAGCCAGGGAGAAGATCCGAGGAATGAAGAAGACGATGCTCCACGCCGGCCCACCTGTGGCTTGGAAAGAAGCGAGCGGGCCACTCAGGGGGGCAATAATCGGGGCCGCAATCTACGAGGGATGGGCGGAGGACGAGAAGGCAGCGACAAAGTTGGCAGTTGAGGGTGAGATAGAGCTGGACTGCGACCACCACAGGGACGCTGTGGGACCCATGGCGGGAGTGATCTCGCCCAGCATGCCCGTCTTCGAGCTCGTGGACAGGAAGTACGGGACCAAGACCTATTCGAACATGAACGAGGGGATAGGCAAGGTCCTAAGGTATGGGGCGTTCAGCAAGGACGTCCTCGACAGACTCAGATGGATGTCGGAGATAGTCGCGCCCGTCTTCAAAGCCACCGTGAAGGAACTCGTCAAAGACGGCGGTGGCCTCGCGATCAAGCCGATGATAGCCCAGGCGCTCACAATGGGCGATGACTGCCACAACAGGTACATCGCCACGACTTCGCTCTTCGCGAAGCAGATCGCACAATACATTGTAAGGACCGGCTTCGACTCAAAGACCTTGTCAGAGGTGAGCAAGTTCATTGACGCGAACAACTTCACGATGTTGAACATGGGAATGGCAGCGGCCAAGGCCATGACACTCGCCGGGCATAACGTGAAGTACAGCACAATCGTGACAGTCATGTCGAGGAACGGGACGGACGCCGGGATTTGGGTGAGTTCGCTGGGAAACAGATGGTTCACAGCCAAGGCCCCGATTCCCAAAGGCCTCTGGTTCCCCGGCTTCTCCGACGCCGACGCAAACCCAGACATAGGCGACAGCGCCATAACCGAGACCGCGGGCTTCGGCGGTTTCGCCATGGCCGCAGCGCCTGCGATCGTCTCGTGGGTTGGAGGGAGCGTGCAGGCAGCCCTGGACGTCACGAACAGGATGTACGAGATAACCCAGGCAGAGCACAGGCACTTCCAGATTCCGTTCCTCAACTTCAGAGGAACTCCGGTTGGAATCGACCTCAGGAAAGTGCTGAAGACCGGAATCGCGCCCACGATTAACACCGGGATTGCCCACAAGAAGGCTGGTGTAGGGCAGATAGGCGCTGGAACGATCACGTTCCCCATGCAAGCCTTCAAGGATGCATTCGCTGCTTACGTGGACAAATACGGAGTATGA
- a CDS encoding DUF2877 domain-containing protein produces the protein MILKVTDIGELVLKQRSRAREGTVRRVFHSSAYVETSEGLILLLHGGLRSPMTVNLDPGENPEGVLSAGDAFHFRGATIKVGELSLVLEGAKVFRSSLRRRAPFRPIAAKELVRGAVMLRLLYNVSSPALDLVGDRSFKKFVRSVLLPVAGGRLSGAYLPDNYFALIGLGSGFTPAGDDFVSGFTAAFNYVARRTGAKLIALPMSELLRRTVPESATILGYAQNGYVDEDLEKLILSAAGARQGKFTDQLLEVARRGHTSGIDMSSGVVLSVAAVRDGIEHDGALESVLLALTGSRTL, from the coding sequence ATGATCCTGAAGGTCACTGACATCGGAGAACTGGTCCTCAAACAGAGGTCGCGGGCGAGGGAGGGCACTGTGAGGCGCGTCTTCCACAGCTCTGCGTACGTCGAGACATCAGAAGGTCTCATCCTGCTGCTTCATGGCGGCCTCAGGTCGCCCATGACGGTGAACCTCGACCCTGGAGAGAACCCGGAAGGCGTCTTGTCGGCAGGCGACGCCTTTCACTTCAGGGGCGCCACAATCAAGGTCGGAGAGCTGTCGCTGGTCTTGGAGGGGGCAAAGGTGTTCCGCAGCAGTCTGAGAAGGAGAGCGCCGTTCAGACCAATAGCAGCCAAGGAACTTGTTAGGGGAGCGGTCATGCTAAGGCTGCTCTACAACGTCTCTTCTCCTGCGTTGGACCTTGTTGGAGACAGGTCCTTCAAGAAGTTCGTCCGCTCTGTTCTCCTGCCGGTTGCGGGCGGTCGGTTGAGCGGGGCATACCTCCCCGACAACTACTTCGCCCTCATAGGCCTCGGGAGCGGGTTCACGCCGGCCGGAGATGACTTCGTAAGCGGATTCACAGCTGCGTTCAACTATGTGGCCAGGCGGACAGGAGCCAAACTGATAGCGCTCCCGATGTCTGAGCTGCTTCGCAGGACGGTGCCAGAGAGCGCGACTATCCTTGGATACGCCCAGAACGGGTACGTGGACGAGGACCTCGAGAAGCTAATCCTCTCGGCCGCAGGCGCCAGGCAAGGGAAGTTCACCGATCAGTTGTTGGAAGTCGCCAGGCGCGGCCACACCTCTGGCATCGACATGTCGTCGGGCGTCGTTCTTTCTGTGGCTGCAGTCAGGGACGGAATCGAGCACGATGGCGCACTTGAGAGCGTCCTGCTAGCCCTAACTGGTTCGCGAACACTTTAA